Proteins encoded within one genomic window of Deltaproteobacteria bacterium:
- a CDS encoding radical SAM protein, with the protein MPIMASRSSPYQCTFCSSPRMWTTRYSLRGVDDVLNEIQHYIDKYGITSLQFYDLTAITKKSWTV; encoded by the coding sequence ATGCCGATCATGGCCTCCCGCAGTTCTCCTTATCAATGCACCTTCTGTTCCAGCCCCCGAATGTGGACGACCCGCTACAGCCTTCGCGGGGTGGACGATGTCCTGAATGAGATACAGCACTATATCGACAAATACGGCATCACGAGTCTTCAGTTTTACGATTTGACCGCCATCACGAAAAAGTCATGGACCGTCGA